One genomic segment of Vagococcus intermedius includes these proteins:
- the rbsK gene encoding ribokinase → MNTITVIGSINLDTTLRVKEMPKPGETIHAIEHFTAGGGKGANQAVAAKRSEAKTFFIGAVGNDGAGIMMSDLLSQEEIDLTAVTTLDNESTGQAFIMVDSHGENSIMIYSGANNTFTPQQVRDNEEIIKQSDFVIAQFESAIDSTIEAFSLARQHGIKTILNPAPALENVPEELLKVTDMIIPNETETEILTGIKITDEASMQEAAQHLHNLGIEAVIITVGSKGAFYDVQGKNGIVPAFKVEAVDTTAAGDTFIGAMSSILQSDFSNLEEAIRYGNKASSLTVQRFGAQPSIPYKKELIK, encoded by the coding sequence ATGAATACGATTACAGTGATTGGGAGTATTAACCTAGATACAACATTGAGAGTGAAAGAAATGCCGAAACCAGGTGAAACCATCCATGCAATTGAACACTTTACAGCAGGCGGTGGAAAAGGTGCCAATCAGGCCGTTGCAGCGAAACGTTCAGAAGCTAAGACATTCTTTATTGGTGCAGTTGGTAATGATGGTGCGGGGATCATGATGTCAGATTTATTGTCTCAAGAAGAAATTGATTTGACAGCGGTCACAACATTGGACAATGAATCAACAGGGCAAGCGTTTATTATGGTAGATAGTCATGGTGAAAATAGCATTATGATTTATTCAGGTGCCAATAACACGTTTACCCCTCAACAAGTTCGCGATAATGAAGAAATTATTAAACAAAGTGATTTTGTGATTGCCCAATTCGAAAGCGCAATTGATAGCACGATTGAAGCGTTTAGCTTAGCACGTCAACATGGTATTAAAACAATTTTAAATCCAGCACCCGCTTTAGAGAATGTGCCAGAAGAGTTGTTGAAAGTGACAGATATGATTATTCCAAATGAAACTGAAACTGAAATTTTAACAGGTATTAAGATAACAGATGAAGCCTCAATGCAAGAAGCAGCACAACACTTACACAATCTAGGAATTGAAGCAGTCATTATTACTGTTGGTAGTAAAGGTGCTTTCTATGATGTACAAGGTAAAAATGGGATTGTACCAGCTTTTAAAGTCGAAGCAGTTGATACAACTGCAGCAGGTGATACTTTTATTGGAGCAATGAGTAGTATCTTACAATCAGATTTTAGTAATTTAGAAGAAGCGATTCGTTATGGGAATAAAGCATCCTCTTTAACGGTTCAACGTTTTGGGGCTCAGCCATCAATTCCTTATAAAAAAGAATTAATTAAATAA
- the rbsD gene encoding D-ribose pyranase encodes MKKTKVINSDISRVIAQMGHFDKLSIGDAGMPVPMSVEKIDLAVTHGLPSFMDVLNNVLEELEVQRVYLAEEIKTANPTVLEQIQARLPETEIVFYPHEEMKQDLTNCHAFIRTGEVTPYANIVLESNVVF; translated from the coding sequence ATGAAAAAAACAAAAGTAATCAATTCAGATATTTCACGCGTTATCGCTCAAATGGGACATTTTGATAAATTGAGTATTGGAGATGCAGGAATGCCTGTCCCTATGTCAGTCGAAAAAATTGATTTAGCAGTCACACATGGTTTACCTAGTTTTATGGATGTTTTAAATAATGTTTTAGAAGAATTAGAAGTCCAGCGTGTCTATTTAGCTGAAGAGATAAAAACAGCAAATCCAACTGTTTTAGAACAAATTCAAGCACGCTTACCAGAAACTGAAATTGTCTTTTATCCTCATGAAGAGATGAAGCAAGATTTAACCAATTGTCATGCTTTTATCCGAACAGGTGAGGTAACACCTTACGCAAATATTGTGTTAGAAAGTAATGTCGTATTTTAA
- a CDS encoding helix-turn-helix domain-containing protein, which produces MLDLLIKKNEYNQLLILGSALSNYTVSKKTLESSLNLTHVTLSRYLRNINADLREIYPQQKSVLKVSGDRFIFTQTDDQPDYDVFHQLLQQFLKGSTIFQTLKSLLLKNIQKTDLLIEELNISQSYFNKIVKEINRYFETCQVQIIQRNKHIFFVGKETHILYLEYLTRQYINKFTKLPCECTHYFPELIEVIRDHNISDLNDIQLNRVKELHHIFKKRSEKLSQITLDDPELKEILLLIVQENDLLTDDIDFSDFSNDTRLFANLLARFSSSQLEDTHMKSHIGKKLSQSPTILTKDCLAFIDIISAQFSTSLDKTADRYFEFVYMAHLHFIYIRLFGTDFKKQFTLKHADIFQTTCKNQDIYYQLMTSLEDQALFNTLHPLNQEMILKNNSLFVDASYTAIRTYLKTSVTISFDFIYRLSFEFFIQQQLREIFTESSVIFTYNSELADIVVTDHLVPVKKNSKLFPFIDTNSEKSLEKLLALITTVYSKKTLSKNIDY; this is translated from the coding sequence AAAAAACGAATATAATCAGTTACTTATCCTAGGTTCTGCCCTAAGTAATTATACTGTTTCAAAAAAAACGCTTGAATCATCATTAAATTTAACTCATGTTACACTCTCTCGTTATCTAAGAAATATTAATGCCGATTTACGTGAAATTTATCCCCAGCAAAAGTCTGTTTTAAAAGTTTCTGGTGACCGTTTTATTTTTACCCAGACTGATGACCAACCTGACTACGATGTTTTTCACCAATTATTACAACAATTTTTAAAAGGGTCTACTATATTTCAAACCCTCAAATCATTGTTACTAAAAAATATTCAAAAAACTGATCTTTTAATTGAAGAATTAAATATATCACAGAGTTATTTTAATAAAATAGTCAAAGAAATTAACCGTTACTTTGAAACCTGCCAAGTCCAAATCATTCAACGAAACAAACATATTTTTTTTGTTGGGAAAGAAACTCATATTTTATATTTAGAATATTTAACACGTCAATATATCAATAAGTTTACCAAACTACCTTGTGAGTGTACTCATTATTTCCCTGAATTAATTGAGGTTATTCGTGATCACAATATCTCTGATTTAAACGATATTCAATTAAATCGTGTCAAGGAACTTCATCATATTTTCAAAAAACGTAGCGAAAAATTGAGTCAGATAACTTTAGACGACCCTGAATTAAAAGAAATCTTACTTCTTATCGTGCAAGAAAATGATCTCTTGACTGATGATATCGATTTTTCTGATTTTTCAAATGATACTCGTCTATTTGCCAACCTTTTGGCTCGGTTTAGTTCCTCTCAATTAGAAGATACTCACATGAAATCTCATATTGGAAAAAAATTGAGTCAATCACCTACAATTTTAACAAAGGATTGTTTAGCATTTATTGACATTATTTCAGCTCAATTTTCAACTTCTTTGGATAAGACGGCTGATAGATATTTTGAATTTGTCTATATGGCTCACTTGCACTTTATCTACATCCGTTTGTTTGGCACTGACTTTAAAAAACAATTTACTTTAAAACATGCTGATATTTTTCAAACTACTTGCAAAAATCAAGACATTTACTATCAACTCATGACATCTTTAGAAGATCAAGCATTGTTCAATACCTTACACCCACTTAATCAAGAAATGATTTTAAAAAACAATTCGCTCTTTGTTGATGCTAGCTATACGGCTATTCGTACCTATTTAAAGACGAGTGTCACCATCAGCTTTGATTTTATCTATCGGTTATCCTTTGAATTTTTTATTCAGCAACAACTTCGAGAAATCTTTACTGAATCATCAGTTATCTTTACCTATAATTCAGAATTAGCCGATATTGTCGTCACAGATCACTTAGTTCCTGTCAAAAAAAATAGTAAACTATTTCCTTTTATTGACACTAACTCAGAAAAATCATTAGAAAAACTACTCGCTTTAATTACAACTGTCTACAGTAAAAAAACACTTTCCAAAAATATTGACTATTAA
- a CDS encoding HIT family protein: MGYCLFCAKTSAILLENKTCLAFYDKFPVSEGHLLIIPKIHRQDYFDLTPREQQDMADLLGQAKILLDKKFQPAGYNIGLNCGEVAGQTIYHCHCHVIPRYKGDCEQPKGGVRGVIPNKMAY, translated from the coding sequence ATGGGATACTGTTTATTTTGTGCAAAAACTAGCGCTATCTTGTTGGAAAATAAAACTTGTTTAGCTTTTTACGACAAATTTCCAGTAAGCGAGGGACACTTACTAATCATACCTAAAATACACCGACAAGATTATTTTGACTTAACCCCAAGAGAACAACAAGATATGGCTGACTTGTTAGGACAAGCTAAGATTTTATTAGACAAAAAGTTCCAACCAGCAGGCTATAATATTGGATTAAACTGTGGTGAGGTGGCTGGTCAGACTATCTACCATTGTCATTGTCATGTGATTCCCAGGTATAAGGGGGATTGTGAGCAACCTAAAGGGGGCGTCAGAGGGGTTATTCCCAACAAAATGGCTTATTAA
- the rbsU gene encoding ribose/proton symporter RbsU gives MNVTALLIGLGPLLGWGLYPTIASKIGGRPVNQILGSTLGTFIFACVFALIKGIGLPTGIDLFFSILSGVGWASAQIITFKSFGMIGSSRAMPITTAFQLLGASLWGVFFLGNWPSMTAKILGGLALILIVIGASMTVWSEEKSQENTSVLKKAVIWLAIGEIGYWAYSAAPQATSLDGMQSFLPQSIGMLLVAVIYAAVLGRKETSAFTESVSYKHIFSGFFFAFAALTYLISAQPNMNGLATGFILSQTSVVLATLTGIWFLGQKKSAKEMRVTIVGLVLIILAATVTVLL, from the coding sequence ATGAATGTTACAGCACTATTAATCGGTCTAGGACCTTTACTTGGTTGGGGTTTATACCCAACAATTGCCTCAAAAATTGGGGGACGCCCTGTCAATCAAATTTTAGGCTCAACGTTAGGGACTTTTATTTTTGCTTGTGTTTTTGCACTAATTAAAGGGATTGGGTTGCCAACAGGTATCGATTTATTTTTCTCAATCCTATCAGGTGTGGGTTGGGCATCAGCTCAAATTATTACGTTTAAATCTTTTGGTATGATTGGCTCATCACGTGCTATGCCCATTACTACAGCCTTCCAGTTATTAGGGGCATCATTATGGGGAGTATTTTTCTTAGGTAATTGGCCAAGTATGACGGCTAAAATCTTAGGAGGACTTGCCTTAATTTTAATTGTGATTGGTGCGAGTATGACTGTTTGGTCTGAAGAAAAAAGCCAAGAAAATACAAGTGTCTTAAAAAAAGCTGTTATCTGGTTAGCAATTGGAGAAATTGGTTACTGGGCATACTCTGCTGCTCCGCAAGCAACTAGTTTAGACGGAATGCAATCATTTTTACCACAATCAATCGGGATGTTATTAGTAGCTGTCATTTATGCTGCGGTCTTAGGAAGAAAAGAAACGTCAGCTTTTACAGAAAGTGTCTCTTATAAACATATCTTCTCAGGCTTCTTCTTTGCCTTTGCCGCCTTAACTTACTTGATTTCAGCTCAACCAAATATGAATGGGTTGGCAACTGGTTTTATCCTCTCACAAACTTCTGTTGTTTTAGCAACATTAACAGGTATTTGGTTCTTAGGTCAAAAAAAATCAGCAAAAGAAATGCGTGTGACTATTGTCGGTTTAGTATTAATTATTCTTGCCGCTACGGTGACGGTCTTACTATAA
- a CDS encoding helix-turn-helix domain-containing protein, whose product MLELLIKKNEYNQVVILGSTLLNNYQSIAELVKQLEISKSSLFRYLAVINEEFKKIHPVTPSISSDGVFLHLNNPGRIPKNNLFVRSLKTYLQNSTQFKLLLALSNSHNLTTNNLLVKLHISHSYFNKLLKEINNYIKPTQVFISQRNNRTYLDGPEVNLVVFKLLLKNILFSLEETTNLNNDSKNHSSPFNTKVLKRLSSTQQKSLYNIEEIISERKQAGHSITIDEEEIKTSLTILKKQHNLVTTTRHDYSPDLVLFLNLITRFAFPKIDEKLDRIAIAKAFLKEPTTLTQDTQILLTALDKAYDINLVPGSPLYYDYFYQGMMSFLYLRVLNYNFNTLFTLQTNKIDGFYIYNQSDYIKIKEIVNLPIPFINKQNEHVFRENSELFTSLIFTAIRRRKHTQLNVYLDFQSELSFETYLKSRINTTFHPGCIYYCQTLAEADLVVTNSLVETAPDQPAFIFLDINSSFSMGQLLVRLMELYTKKLITPRYEAIVQINSLY is encoded by the coding sequence ATGTTAGAATTACTAATAAAAAAAAACGAATACAACCAAGTTGTTATTTTAGGGTCTACCCTCCTAAATAACTATCAATCTATTGCAGAACTAGTTAAACAATTAGAAATATCTAAAAGTTCCCTCTTTAGATATTTAGCGGTTATTAATGAAGAATTTAAAAAAATACATCCAGTCACACCTTCTATTTCATCAGATGGCGTATTTTTACACTTAAACAATCCAGGAAGAATCCCTAAAAATAATTTATTTGTTAGAAGTCTTAAAACTTACTTACAGAATTCAACACAATTCAAACTACTCCTAGCCTTAAGCAACTCTCATAATCTTACGACCAATAATTTACTTGTTAAGCTACACATCTCACATAGCTATTTCAACAAATTACTAAAAGAGATTAACAACTATATTAAACCAACGCAAGTTTTTATTAGTCAACGAAATAATCGAACTTATCTCGATGGACCTGAAGTCAATTTAGTAGTTTTCAAATTACTTCTAAAAAATATTTTGTTCAGTTTAGAAGAAACAACTAATTTAAACAATGATTCTAAGAATCATTCAAGCCCCTTTAATACTAAAGTATTGAAGAGGCTTTCCTCAACGCAACAGAAATCACTCTATAATATAGAAGAAATTATTTCTGAACGTAAACAAGCTGGCCACTCTATTACAATCGATGAAGAAGAAATCAAAACTTCACTGACTATTTTAAAAAAACAGCATAATTTAGTCACAACAACTCGTCATGACTATTCACCTGACTTGGTATTATTTCTTAATTTAATCACACGCTTTGCTTTTCCAAAAATTGATGAAAAATTAGACCGCATCGCAATTGCTAAAGCTTTTTTAAAAGAACCGACTACCTTAACTCAGGATACACAAATTTTATTAACTGCCCTTGATAAGGCCTATGACATCAATTTAGTTCCTGGTTCACCCCTTTATTATGATTATTTTTATCAGGGGATGATGTCCTTTTTATATTTACGGGTTTTAAATTATAACTTCAATACCTTATTTACATTGCAAACCAATAAAATTGATGGCTTTTATATTTATAATCAATCAGATTACATCAAAATAAAAGAAATAGTCAATCTCCCCATTCCTTTTATAAATAAACAAAATGAACATGTTTTTCGTGAAAATAGTGAACTCTTTACCAGTTTGATATTTACAGCTATTCGAAGAAGAAAACACACCCAATTAAATGTCTATCTAGATTTCCAATCAGAGTTATCTTTTGAAACTTATTTGAAAAGTAGAATCAATACGACATTTCACCCTGGTTGTATTTACTACTGTCAAACCTTAGCAGAGGCAGATTTAGTTGTAACTAATTCATTAGTAGAAACAGCCCCTGATCAACCTGCTTTTATCTTTCTAGACATTAATTCTTCTTTTTCTATGGGACAGTTATTAGTTCGCTTAATGGAGTTATACACTAAGAAATTAATTACACCCAGGTACGAAGCCATCGTTCAAATTAATAGCCTCTATTAA
- the rbsR gene encoding ribose utilization transcriptional repressor RbsR → MKMKKVTIKEVAKHCGMSIATVSQILNGHSQHFNPNTVKKVQAAKEELNYQPNYFAQSMVVKKSKTIGVLVPDITNPFFSTLIGGIESVLYRENYITMLCNADLDEKKENDYLEELSRRGVDGFIIASSAISNEAINANLKAKNHPFIVLDQKYAEGLSDAVFTDDFLGGRLAAEHLSELGHKKVAIVAPQAATENIQKRVAGFRSIYGEDVTLIAAELTKAGGRQAVPNLLKQEVTGVFAINDEIAFGLYFGLAEAGKKIPENYSIIGYDNVDMCEYITPKLTTIAQPIFELGEKTAELLLKRLAKPDDRWQEITLPVKIIKRFSTAPLN, encoded by the coding sequence ATGAAAATGAAGAAGGTAACAATTAAAGAGGTGGCCAAACACTGTGGCATGTCAATTGCGACCGTTTCACAAATTTTAAATGGCCATAGCCAACATTTTAATCCTAATACGGTGAAGAAAGTTCAAGCGGCTAAAGAGGAATTAAACTACCAACCCAATTATTTTGCTCAAAGTATGGTTGTGAAAAAAAGTAAAACAATTGGCGTATTAGTACCTGATATTACCAATCCTTTTTTTTCAACCTTAATTGGGGGCATTGAAAGTGTCCTTTATCGGGAAAATTATATTACCATGCTTTGTAACGCTGATTTAGATGAGAAAAAAGAGAATGATTATTTGGAGGAATTAAGTCGCCGAGGAGTAGATGGCTTTATTATTGCCAGTTCTGCTATTTCGAATGAGGCAATTAATGCGAATCTAAAAGCAAAAAATCATCCTTTTATTGTATTGGATCAGAAGTATGCTGAAGGTCTGAGTGACGCAGTTTTTACAGATGATTTTTTAGGGGGACGATTAGCCGCAGAGCATTTATCAGAATTAGGGCATAAAAAAGTGGCGATTGTTGCGCCACAAGCAGCTACTGAAAATATTCAAAAAAGAGTGGCAGGATTTAGATCAATTTATGGCGAGGATGTTACTTTAATAGCGGCAGAGCTGACAAAAGCTGGTGGACGTCAGGCAGTTCCTAACTTGTTAAAACAAGAAGTGACAGGGGTTTTTGCGATTAATGATGAAATAGCTTTTGGTTTATATTTTGGTTTAGCGGAAGCAGGCAAAAAAATTCCTGAAAATTATAGTATTATTGGGTATGATAACGTGGATATGTGTGAGTATATCACACCAAAATTAACCACTATCGCCCAACCTATTTTTGAATTAGGGGAAAAAACGGCTGAATTATTATTAAAACGGTTGGCTAAACCAGATGACAGGTGGCAAGAAATCACCTTACCTGTTAAAATAATTAAAAGATTTTCAACAGCACCCTTGAATTAA